In one Solanum lycopersicum chromosome 11, SLM_r2.1 genomic region, the following are encoded:
- the LOC101256442 gene encoding uncharacterized protein: MSGTVSGVLFPFLFFVLAMSTHAAPISQAKGSEMVPLIEPGKAEKMMIMLNNTRRKLGSFQICALCTCCGGAKAVCLPTPCCYAINCNIPNRPFGYCSFTPKTCNCFGCHY; the protein is encoded by the exons atgTCTGGTACTGTTAGTGGGGTTCTTTTCCCTTTTCTATTCTTTGTGTTAGCTATGAGTACTCATGCTGCCCCAATTTCAcaa GCAAAAGGGTCTGAGATGGTGCCTCTAATTGAGCCAGGGAAGGCAGAGAAAATGATGATAATGCTGAATAACACAAGGAGGAAGCTTGGGAGTTTTCAGATTTGTGCACTTTGCACTTGCTGTGGTGGGGCTAAAGCAGTATGCTTGCCTACTCCTTGTTGCTATGCTATCAATTGCAACATACCAAACAGGCCTTTTGGTTACTGTTCTTTCACTCCCAAAACTTGTAATTGTTTTGGATGCCATTACTAA
- the LOC101255551 gene encoding zinc finger CCCH domain-containing protein ZFN-like isoform X1 codes for MDFDAGISLSVTEGPSSLSPSLDQDTLWQMNLRSRDSIESGHYPVREGEPDCSYYIRTGLCRFGSTCRFNHPPNRKLAIATARMKGEYPERIGQPECQYFLKTGTCKFGATCKFHHPKDKAGIAGRVTLNVMGYPLRPNESECAYYMRTGQCKFGSTCKFHHPQPSNMMVSLRGSPVYPPVPSATTPGQLSYPLSRGSFIPGARWQGPSGYTPLIVPQGVVSVPGFAYSGQMGSVSSPEGQGQTAGNNQVYGTSRSSDPVAMGSQAVTSPYRQASGPMGYYALQEENVFPERPGQPECQFYMKTGDCKFGAVCRFHHPRERLIPPPDCLLSPIGLPLRPGEPLCIFYSRYGICKFGPSCKFDHPMTVFTYSIAASSATDAPTVQRLLGSSSGTSALNMTSEGLVEAVSTKPRRLSLSETRKMPSGDNNIDREG; via the exons ACACTTTGTGGCAAATGAATTTGAGATCAAGGGATTCAATTGAGTCGGGACATTATCCTGTCCGTGAAGGTGAACCAGATTGTTCCTACTATATCAGAACTGGTCTCTGTAGGTTTGGATCAACTTGCCGGTTCAACCATCCTCCTAATAGGAAGCTG GCCATCGCCACTGCAAGGATGAAGGGAGAGTATCCAGAAAGAATAGGACAACCCGAATGCCAG TACTTCTTGAAAACGGGAACTTGCAAATTTGGAGCCACTTGCAAATTTCACCATCCTAAAGACAAGGCTGGGATTGCTGGAAGAGTTACCCTAAATGTCATGGGCTATCCACTTCGCCCG AATGAGTCTGAATGTGCTTATTACATGAGAACTGGACAGTGCAAGTTTGGAAGTACCTGTAAATTTCACCATCCCCAACCTTCTAACATGATGGTCTCCTTACGTGGTTCTCCTGTTTATCCTCCCGTTCCTTCTGCAACAACTCCTGGTCAGCTGTCCTACCCCTTGTCTAGAGGTTCTTTTATCCCTGGGGCACGCTGGCAAGGTCCTTCAGGTTACACTCCATTGATAGTACCTCAGGGAGTAGTATCAGTTCCAGGATTTGCATACAGT GGTCAGATGGGCTCAGTTTCTTCTCCTGAGGGCCAGGGACAGACAGCTGGAAATAACCAGGTCTATGGAACTTCACGATCCAGTGATCCAGTGGCCATGGGATCTCAAGCAGTCACTTCCCCATATCGTCAAGCTTCTGGTCCTATGGGGTACTATGCATTGCAAGAGGAGAATGTCTTCCCTGAACGACCTGGACAGCCTGAATGCCAGTTTTACATGAAGACCGGAGACTGCAAGTTTGGTGCTGTTTGTAGATTCCATCATCCAAGGGAAAGGCTTATTCCTCCTCCTGATTGTCTGCTAAGTCCCATTGGACTTCCTTTACGCCCT GGAGAACCACTGTGTATTTTCTATTCCAGATATGGGATCTGCAAATTTGGCCCAAGTTGCAAGTTTGATCACCCAATGACGGTTTTCACTTATAGTATTGCAGCATCATCAGCTACTGATGCTCCTACAGTTCAGCGTTTATTGGGTTCATCATCAGGAACCAGTGCACTGAACATGACTTCAGAAGGGCTTGTTGAAGCAGTTTCAACAAAGCCCAGGCGACTGTCACTCTCAGAAACGAGAAAGATGCCGTCTGGTGATAATAACATTGACAGGGAGGGGTGA
- the LOC101255551 gene encoding zinc finger CCCH domain-containing protein ZFN-like isoform X2: MKGEYPERIGQPECQYFLKTGTCKFGATCKFHHPKDKAGIAGRVTLNVMGYPLRPNESECAYYMRTGQCKFGSTCKFHHPQPSNMMVSLRGSPVYPPVPSATTPGQLSYPLSRGSFIPGARWQGPSGYTPLIVPQGVVSVPGFAYSGQMGSVSSPEGQGQTAGNNQVYGTSRSSDPVAMGSQAVTSPYRQASGPMGYYALQEENVFPERPGQPECQFYMKTGDCKFGAVCRFHHPRERLIPPPDCLLSPIGLPLRPGEPLCIFYSRYGICKFGPSCKFDHPMTVFTYSIAASSATDAPTVQRLLGSSSGTSALNMTSEGLVEAVSTKPRRLSLSETRKMPSGDNNIDREG, from the exons ATGAAGGGAGAGTATCCAGAAAGAATAGGACAACCCGAATGCCAG TACTTCTTGAAAACGGGAACTTGCAAATTTGGAGCCACTTGCAAATTTCACCATCCTAAAGACAAGGCTGGGATTGCTGGAAGAGTTACCCTAAATGTCATGGGCTATCCACTTCGCCCG AATGAGTCTGAATGTGCTTATTACATGAGAACTGGACAGTGCAAGTTTGGAAGTACCTGTAAATTTCACCATCCCCAACCTTCTAACATGATGGTCTCCTTACGTGGTTCTCCTGTTTATCCTCCCGTTCCTTCTGCAACAACTCCTGGTCAGCTGTCCTACCCCTTGTCTAGAGGTTCTTTTATCCCTGGGGCACGCTGGCAAGGTCCTTCAGGTTACACTCCATTGATAGTACCTCAGGGAGTAGTATCAGTTCCAGGATTTGCATACAGT GGTCAGATGGGCTCAGTTTCTTCTCCTGAGGGCCAGGGACAGACAGCTGGAAATAACCAGGTCTATGGAACTTCACGATCCAGTGATCCAGTGGCCATGGGATCTCAAGCAGTCACTTCCCCATATCGTCAAGCTTCTGGTCCTATGGGGTACTATGCATTGCAAGAGGAGAATGTCTTCCCTGAACGACCTGGACAGCCTGAATGCCAGTTTTACATGAAGACCGGAGACTGCAAGTTTGGTGCTGTTTGTAGATTCCATCATCCAAGGGAAAGGCTTATTCCTCCTCCTGATTGTCTGCTAAGTCCCATTGGACTTCCTTTACGCCCT GGAGAACCACTGTGTATTTTCTATTCCAGATATGGGATCTGCAAATTTGGCCCAAGTTGCAAGTTTGATCACCCAATGACGGTTTTCACTTATAGTATTGCAGCATCATCAGCTACTGATGCTCCTACAGTTCAGCGTTTATTGGGTTCATCATCAGGAACCAGTGCACTGAACATGACTTCAGAAGGGCTTGTTGAAGCAGTTTCAACAAAGCCCAGGCGACTGTCACTCTCAGAAACGAGAAAGATGCCGTCTGGTGATAATAACATTGACAGGGAGGGGTGA